The genome window aggaagaaaaaggtaatgttaaaaaaataataataaagataaaGGGCAGTCATCTTACGGTCCTTGTAAAACACAGAATTTTAAGCAAAGTAGTGCTAGTTCTGGTTCATCCAGTGGTGGTTCGAATTCTGCTACGCCACGGAGGGGTGGCAGGTTTACAAGTGGTTCCTGATTCCAGAGGCAGAGAAATCCTAATAGTCCTGGTGCTCCACTTTGTTGTAGGTGTAATAATCGtcattttggggagtgtagaCAAGATGGTAGTGGTGGATGTTTCACTTGTGGCCAGATGGGGCATCGAGCTATCTAGTGCTCATAGAATCAGCAGAAACCTCAGCCTTCTGCTTTACCACCGGCTGTAACCCTTTAGTAGATTTAAGGGCATAGTGGCTATACTCCGACAGGTTATTgtggtgcttaccactatcAGGGAGATGTAGCTCCATATTCTAGGGGAACATACTAGTACCTAACAGATCCATATTACCAGGGTGGTTATCCACCATATAAGGGGGTTATGCGCCATATCAGGGCAGTAGATCGCAGTGGTACGCTAGAGGACCATCTCAGAACCTTGATGTTGCTTATAGCAGTGCTGGTTCGTTGAGGCATCCTAATCAGCCTAGTTAAGGAGAAGGTATCCAGGGACGAGGTAATTAAGGAACATAGGTTTTGGAGGCCGGCAGCAAGCGCAAGGTCGTGTTCATCATATCACTCTGCAAGACGCTCAGAGCAACCCTGATTTAATTATGGGTACAttgaatattcttggtcatttttctAGAGTATTAATTGATTCAGGTGCCACACATTCTGTTATCTCTCATAAGTTTGCTTAAATGACTTAACCACACCTTACACCCCTCGATTACGAGTTAGAGTTTTCAATGCCTAAAGGTAAGACATGTTATGTTAGCTAGGAGTATCAAGGATGTCCTGTTTTTGTTGAGGATGTTATCATGCCAGGTAATCTTGCTCATCTGGATATTGTCGATTTTGATGTTATTTTGGGCATGGATTGGTTACATTACAATTATGCCAAGTTAGATTGTTATAAGAAGGTTGTTACTTTCCATCAGCCGGGCTTGCCTGTGGTCACTTTCGTGGGTGAGCGTTGTGGGTTGAGACATGGTGTTATCTCAGCCGTGAAAGCGAAGAAATTGTTGAGGAAAGGATGTCAGGGCCACCTAGCTCATGTGGTGCTGAACGAGGGTAATTCTACTTATGTGGAGGATGCTCGCGTAGTTAGACACTTTCCTGATGTCTTTCCTAATGAATTACCTGGGCTACATCCAAATCGTGAAGTAGAGTTCGTCATTGATTTAATTCCAGGTACTGATCCTATTTCTTTAACCCCTTATCGAATGGCTCATGTTGAATTGAGAGAATTGAAAACCCAATCACAAGAACTTGTTGATAAGGGTTTTAtccagcctagtacttcaccatGAGGAGCTCCAGTGTTGTTTGTGCGAAAGAAAGAcggaactttgaggctatgtatTGATTATCGACAGTTGAACTGGGTGACGATTAAAAATTGTTATCCGTTACCTCGTATTGATGATCTTTTTTACCAGCTTCGAGGTGTTTGTGTGTTTTCAAAGATTGACATGAGATTTGggtattatcagttgaagattaagcGTGAGGATGTTCCAAAGATAGTGTTTCGAACTCGTTATGGTCATTACGAGTTTCTTGtaatgccattcgggttaacgAATGCTCCAGCAACCTTTATGGACCTGATGAATCGGGTATTTCGTCTGTACCTCGACatgtttgttattgtcttcattgatgatattttggtaTATTCTAAATCTAAGGCGGAGCATACTAGACATCTCACTTTAGTTTTAGAGAAGTTAAGAGAACATCgactatatgctaagtttagtaCATGTCAATTTTGGCTAGATCAAGTATCATTTTTAGGACATGTAATTTCAACTCAGGGTATTCTTGTAGACCCTCAGAAGGTAGCTGCAGTAGAGAACTGGGAACAACCTCGTATTGTCACGGAAGTATGGAGTTTTCTGGGTCTAGCCGGTTATTATCAACGTTTTGTGAAAGAATTCTCAGCTATAGCCTTGCCATTAACAGCGTTAACCATAAAATTTCGAGTGGAGTGATGATTGTGACCGAAGTTTTCAACAGCTGAAGTATTGCTTCACTCATGTACCTATTATGGTGCTTCCGGATGATAGTGGGGATTTTGagatttatagtgatgcttccttgaatggaTTGGGTTGTGTGTTAATGCAGCATGGCAGGGTAATTGCTTATGCATAGCGAGCCCCACGagatgaattatcctactcatgatcttgagttggctgccattgtttttgctttgaagatttggaggcattttCTTTATAGCGAAAAGTGCAAGATTTTTACGGATCATAAAAGCCTCAAGTACATTTTCACTCAGAAAGATCTTAATCTCCAACAACGGAGATGGATATAATTGCTTAGTGATTACGATTGCACGATTAAGTATCATCCCGGTTGTGCAAACACAGTGGCAGATGCACTTAGCAGAAAATCACACGGCCAAATTAATGTTTTTCATGCATGTCGTATTCCTCTCCTCACTGAATTGAGATCTACTGGAGTTGATTTAGAAGTGGAAGATTAGGAAGAAGCCCTACTTGCTAGTTTTTGAGTCAGACCAATCTTGATATATCGTGTACTCGAGGCTCAAATGAATGACGAGGAATCTCAGGAATTACTTCAGGCAATTTTAgaggggaaaaagaaagacctcaggataAGGAATTTTGATGGTATGCTGATGCAGGGCGACCGAATGTACGTGCCTAATGTCGAAGAATTAAAGAAAGATATACTTTATGAGACGCATGTTTCagcatatgcgatgcatcctGGAAGTACCAAGATGTATCACACTATTCAACCTTTCTATTACTAGCCTGGTATGAAAAGAGAGATTGCTGAATATATGAGTCGTTGTGTAGTTTGTCAACAATTAAAGGTAGAGATGAAGAAACCTTTTGGGTTattgcagccacttcccgtacCACTGTGGAAATGGGAAGATATTaccatggatttcgtgtacaaGTTACCTCGTACGCGGAATGGTTAtgatggtatttgggtgataGTGGATCGACTCACCAAGTCAACACATTTCATACCCGTTCGAGAAAATTATTTGTTGAATTAGTTGGCAGAACGGTTTATTTCAGAAATTGTTAAATATCATGGTGTCCCAGTGAGTATTGTTTCGGATCGGGACCCCAGGtttacttctaaattttggGTAGCTTTCTAGAAAGCTCTCGGTTTGAGATTACTTTACAGTACGGCTTATCACCCTCAGACGGACGGACAATCTGAGAGAACCATTTAGACGCTATAAGATATGATGAGATCCTCGGTTTTGCAATTTGGAGACGCTTAGCATAAGCGTTTGCCTTTGATCAAGTTtgcttataataaaaattatcaTTCTAGCATTGGTATGTAACATTTTGAGGCATTTTATGGTAAATCATGTCATACTCGTTTATGTTCGTCTGAAGTTGGCGAGAAAGTGctagtgggccctgagattgtgaATGAGACTACACaaaatattcaggtgattaaagCTAACCTGAAAGTagcccaggatcgacagaagAGCATCGCCGATAAGCATGCCACTGACAGAGTATATAAAGTTGGAGATTGGGTATTCTTAAAACTATCACCGTGGAGAGGTGTGGTACTGTTCGATAAGAAAGGTAAGTTGAGTCTTCGGTATATTGGATCGTATCAAATTATTGAGcgagttggtgaagttgcctacaGGCTTAAACTACCTCTAGAGCTATCATAGGTGCACGACGTTTTTCACGATCTATGCTTCGTCACTATGTCTTTGATCCATCGCacgtgatccctcctcaaccattagaaattaatccagatttgatttatgatgaggaaccagtgatgatcttggattggaaagataaggttcttCGTAACAAGACTGTTCATATGGTGAAAGTTTTATGGAGGAACCATTCGGTCGAGGAAGCCACCTGGGAGACTGAGGAACGTATGCGAGATTTATATCCATTCCTGTTTTATAGTTATTGATGTGTAGAAATTTtggggacgaaattttttttaagggggGTAGACTATGACGACCCGTCTcgaattattatatatatttttccccGAGTGTGTAAAGTGACGATAATGCCCTCGTGGTTTAGTGACGTGGATGTACATGTGCAAATTCAAATTATTATTTCTATCATTGTAATTAAATCGTACTCAACGTCACGAGCGCGTTGACGTGAGTTAGGGTCGAATCGGTTTTCTAACGGAAAAGTTACGACAATTAAAGATCGAGATTAGGTAGAAATAATTTTTTGGGTTGGCTATACCTTACTCACCAATCACCTTAGCTCCTACAATCTTGAATCCAATCAAAATTGgattggttttatttattttgggccACTTAACATaactctctccctttccctttctcatGGCAGCCCAATTAGGgcattgtttctttttcttgggGCCAATTCGTGActacacccacacacacacacacacacgtgtaCCATACCCTTACCGTCTTCTTCTTTCTCGATTCTTCCCATTCCGTACAGCTCGTAGACCAACCGtgcataaactcatcaaaaccTCACGGATCAAGCACAAGGATAACATCTTTGTGCTCATCTCGACTTCACAAACTTGGAGGTGCTTTTTTCTCAAAGAAAGGACAGAGCTCGGGTTCCAATTTCCTCTGACGTGATCGCGAGGGATGTCGTTGGTTTTGAGATTCAAGAAGGTACTTATCTAACTTCCCTAGCATTTTggaacaattttggagaggTTTGAATGTCGGATCACTCAAGGTCTTGAAGTTGCAGATTTAACCCGGAGGTTTCGAAGGTTTTTTCAACCACTTTCCGTCGATTTTAGGACCTTAAATAGGTAAGATTGTGTTCTTCTAGTTGAGAAATGATGTAGTTATATGCTTtggaaaattttccagaaaccggcgacaCGGACGGGGGCCGACGATGAATTCCGGCGAAGCCATCGAAGATagaggagaatattccgtcaactttgactgAATATACTGACGGCGTCAGGTAACTCCGTTAGTTTTTAAACCGAATATTCTActatttaatggaatattccctaacgtcgTTAGGGATTCCGTCAGTGTGCCAAGCACGTGCTTACGCATGGCTGGAGCGTGAGGGCGCGTGTGATGTCCAAAAATTATTCTGAAAATATGGGGGTGTTCTAAGTAGAtcatgttggtatattcaaacacccaattcgagcaacgtatgagaagttattcctaaagtttgtgtatgtgctttaaaattaatctaaaattagttatttcgcatataggtgagacataCCTTAAGGACGAACGTGGATAAGCGAGGTCAGGGGGCTACAATCCTgctacttatcagtgagtgggcattttcttatatatatatatagatatatatgatATGGTTTCCAGAACGTTTTCttaaaatgatttatgcttTGAATGCAATGTCGTAATAAGTTGCACTTTGAGTATTGCACTGTTATACTTGTGAATTATATTGTGTAATGATGTGGAgactcaggtaagcttcaggtgagtatgaTGTGATTGAATGGGTTGTGTTGCATTGGTatgcatatatttatttagaGCTCATCAGGGCTGCACCTAGTATTAGTGCTCCCGTCTGGGGATTAGGTtatagccttcacgtgatcattcacctcctgcaccacacgctcaccttggatccaagtctaGTGCCAacctgttgtacagaccacaataggtggttccgactagtaggtgacccgtgatttatcgcacagccttcacgtgattgtagcacttgagcgtacataTTTATACCTAGCCTGTGGTACAGGTCACATCAGGTGACTTCGACTCATGTGCTAGCCTAGGTTGATGAGCTATAGTctagtcgtacaggtcacattaggtgactccaactGGTGTGTTATTTTACATTGATTCTACACCTAGCTTACATGATTTATACGTTATGACATGACATATTTTGGGTTTCACTGCCCTTGTGtgttgttttatatatatatgtagtacTATTTTCTGaagaaattggccaaaattaaagtgtggtgcaaattgactaattatgagagttgaggggagAAATTggtcaaaattaaagttgaggggagAAATTGACCAAAGGTCACAAGTTTAAAGGGTAAATTGATAAATACCTCTTTAAGTAATAATAATAGTGGTCGATTAGCAGATTTCTCATGAATTAATTAGATTAACTGCGTTAGCTCAAACTCAAATAATAAGACTCACATTTCCATATATCTGTGTATGCTAATTGTCATATCATGCTATAAATTAAATAGCAATATTGTATTTGTAGCTTAAAAATTAAGATTATTCAATCTATTCACTTCCACTTGCGTTCGATTATGCCCCCCAATCATCGATTGGATCAAATTCTCGAAGGTTCATATACAATGTATTCGTGTTAGACCAATCACTAAGGTACTATGTCTACGTGCAACACGACACCCCCCACTGGTACGTGGTACGTGGTGCAATAAACCGAAAGAAAAGAGGATGAACAGATCGACTTTCAATTTCCAAGTTCCAATCAAAGATAGATCAAAACTTTCAAACTAAACACATGAACATCCAACTCAACCCCCTCCACCTGTCCCCCAACCAGAGCCACATGCTACTactgtctctctccctctccaacTTCAACAAATTAAAGCATCAGCTTTGAGAGATTCTACCGTGTAATTGGAAACAACTTTACATCTACATCTATTAATACGTGTACTTATTGTGTCATGAGAGTATGAAATTGAGACATGAGGAGACGAGAGATTCTACTGTATTATCAGAAATATCTTTCTATCTTTTAACACGTGTACTCATCTTGTCAAGATCTATCGTTTAACACTTGTACTTATTGGGTCACGACAGTAAGAGATTGAGACATGAAAAGACAAGAGATTCTACTGTGTAATTGAAAACATCTTTTTATCTACCTCTTAACACGTGTACTCGTCGTGTCAAAAGAGTAGGAAATTGATACTTGAGgatattattttataatctaTACCTCTCAACTTAAACACAAACCTACCGAAGGCACTTCCTTTCTTCCATACATGTTCTATTTTAACAAACGAGAGATTCTATTATAAGCGAAGGCACATCCTTATATTTGCTTCTCTTAATATACGTATTCATTGTCTATCTTGACACATAATTAATGAAACTATAAACAGAAATCAAAACCTAACTTCAACACTACTTGTGCATAAAGTGATATTctttgattgcatccaaaaaaaaaaaggaaaaattcaaacattcaaATTAGCTTCTCACTACCTGttctatttaataaaaaaaaaaaacacccagaTCACAGAGAGCTTCGAATAAGGATTTCAAACCTCAGGTGCCCAAAATATTcacaattattaattaaaagtaactaattaattaaaacggAAAACAAACTTAAGTTAATTAGTTAATCTGTATCACTTACTCATACGGCACTGATAAAATCACTATAAGCACCCAAACAAAGAGCAGCCTTCACATCCAGCCTCCACGCAAACCCACCACCCTCCATCCTCCACACGTCACACGGCAGCGTCAACGAGCACCAATCCCCTGCCGAAGTCCCACCACCACACCCACTGTACTGCACCCTCACCCTGCACGTGAACGCCGCCGTATAACTACTCATCACTCCCACCGCCCTCGCTGCTTTCTCCTTCATCACCAGCCACACCATCATCTCCCCCTCCCTTTGCCCTACCATACTCCGGTAGGCCCCATTTGTCCACACCACCTTCCCCATCCAGTCGGAAATTAACCCTGGACACGTGTCCCTCTCCAGGTTCATCCTCCTCTCCTCGTCCGTACACCCTAGCCCCTCCACTTCCACCCACGTGTCCATCACGCAGTCCACCGTGATGCACGACTTCCCCATCGCCGTCGCCGCCGCCACCTTACTTCTATGACTTGTCGGAGAAGTCGTAGAGGTACAATTATTATTCTCGAAACTCATCCACGTAGTGGACGAGTAACTCGAGTGACTCGAGTAGGAGTTCCTTTCTCTCTCCACAGAAAACTCCCTTGGCTCCGGAGTCTCCGGCAACAGAGGCAAGGTCACAACCATCTTTTCCTCCTCCGCCTTCGACGGTCTCTTtctcttattattatttttgttattagGGTAAACTACCGCTCTGCGTTTTGACTTCACACACCGAGATCTCTTCCCTCTCCCCCTCCCACTCTTAACGTAAACGTCACCCTTCTCCGCAGTTGATCCTCCACCATTGACCGGCCTCGGCGCGATCGGTCTGAACTTTAACATGATCCTGTCCACCTTCGACATGTCATATTCTCCTCCGCCACCATATCCGTAATTCGCTATGCAACAGCCTCCTCTCCCgtccatctctctttctctctctctctcttctttttgtcTCTCTAAAACTCCAGTGTCTCTTTTACTTTCAGGATTTTCTTGCACTCAAATGCTGATAGC of Malus sylvestris chromosome 6, drMalSylv7.2, whole genome shotgun sequence contains these proteins:
- the LOC126625354 gene encoding uncharacterized protein LOC126625354, with translation MDGRGGCCIANYGYGGGGEYDMSKVDRIMLKFRPIAPRPVNGGGSTAEKGDVYVKSGRGRGKRSRCVKSKRRAVVYPNNKNNNKRKRPSKAEEEKMVVTLPLLPETPEPREFSVERERNSYSSHSSYSSTTWMSFENNNCTSTTSPTSHRSKVAAATAMGKSCITVDCVMDTWVEVEGLGCTDEERRMNLERDTCPGLISDWMGKVVWTNGAYRSMVGQREGEMMVWLVMKEKAARAVGVMSSYTAAFTCRVRVQYSGCGGGTSAGDWCSLTLPCDVWRMEGGGFAWRLDVKAALCLGAYSDFISAV